Proteins encoded within one genomic window of Cucumis sativus cultivar 9930 chromosome 3, Cucumber_9930_V3, whole genome shotgun sequence:
- the LOC101202789 gene encoding probable pectate lyase 7: MMTGCKIKVVMVLVSMAVLMPTLRAGIAEFDDFLLQKSEEAKQASLEAFHPDPMNVTDHFNQHVHLALEGIEGSNSTRRSLSKYNGPCLATNPIDRCWRCDPNWAKNRKKLAKCVLGFGRKTTGGKKGRIYVVTDPSDNDVINPRPGTLRYGALQKKPLWIIFARSMIIRLSKELMITSHKTIDARGANVHIAYGAGLSIQFARNVIIHGLRIHHVISTGGGMIRDTANHVGLRTVSDGDGISIFGSTNIWLDHLSMSNCQDGLIDAIQGSTAITISNSHFTHHNDVMLFGASDSYQGDSIMQVTVAFNHFGKGLVQRMPRCRWGFFHVVNNDYTHWLMYAIGGSQHPTIISQGNRFIAPPNPAARQITNRNYATESVWKTWTWRSEGDLMMNGAYFVQSGNPSKRRPYSRFDMIKAKPGTFVRRLTRFSGSLNCYVGRPC; the protein is encoded by the exons ATGATGACAGGttgtaaaattaaagttgtgaTGGTTTTGGTTTCAATGGCTGTTCTTATGCCAACTCTTAGAGCTGGTATTGCTGAGTTTGATGATTTTTTGCTCCAGAAGTCTGAAGAAGCTAAACAAGCTTCTCTTGAAGCTTTCCACCCTGACCCCATGAATGTCACTGACCATTTCAATCAACATGTTCATCT AGCTTTGGAGGGGATAGAGGGAAGCAATAGCACCAGGAGGAGCCTATCCAAATACAACGGGCCCTGCTTGGCTACAAATCCAATTGATCGTTGCTGGCGTTGTGACCCAAATTGGGCCAAGAACCGTAAGAAGCTTGCCAAATGTGTGCTTGGTTTCGGCAGAAAAACCACTGGTGGCAAAAAGGGACGTATCTACGTTGTGACTGATCCATCAGATAACGATGTTATTAATCCTAGGCCTGGAACCCTTAGATATGGCGCTCTTCAAAAGAAACCTTTATGGATCATTTTTGCGCGTAGCATGATTATTAGGCTATCCAAGGAGCTGATGATTACTAGCCACAAGACAATCGATGCTCGTGGTGCCAATGTTCACATTGCCTACGGTGCTGGTCTTAGCATTCAATTCGCTCGGAATGTAATCATCCATGGCCTTCGCATCCACCATGTCATCTCAACTGGCGGTGGCATGATCCGCGACACTGCCAACCATGTCGGTCTTCGAACAGTTAGTGATGGAGACGGTATCTCCATCTTTGGATCAACCAACATCTGGCTCGATCATCTCTCCATGTCTAATTGCCAAGATGGACTTATCGACGCAATCCAAGGCTCTACTGCAATCACCATCTCAAACTCTCATTTCACTCATCACAATGAT GTGATGCTGTTTGGTGCAAGTGATTCATATCAAGGCGACTCGATCATGCAAGTGACCGTCGCATTCAACCATTTTGGAAAGGGATTAGTGCAGAGAATGCCAAGATGCAGATGGGGTTTCTTCCATGTCGTCAACAATGATTACACTCACTGGCTCATGTACGCCATTGGTGGCAGTCAACATCCCACCATTATCAGTCAAGGAAACCGTTTCATTGCCCCACCCAACCCTGCTGCACGacag ATCACAAATAGAAACTATGCAACAGAGAGTGTATGGAAAACATGGACATGGAGATCGGAAGGGGATTTGATGATGAATGGAGCTTATTTCGTTCAGTCCGGGAATCCAAGCAAACGAAGACCATACAGCAGGTTCGACATGATAAAGGCTAAGCCTGGCACTTTTGTTAGAAGGCTGACTCGCTTCTCTGGCTCACTCAACTGTTATGTTGGTCGCCCATGCTAA